In a single window of the Zingiber officinale cultivar Zhangliang unplaced genomic scaffold, Zo_v1.1 ctg132, whole genome shotgun sequence genome:
- the LOC122036079 gene encoding GDP-mannose 4,6 dehydratase 1-like — protein sequence PPQSESSPFHPRSPYAAAKVAAHWYTVNYREAYGLFACNGILFNHESPRRGENFVTRKITRAVGRIRLGLQTKVFLGNLSAARDWGFAGDYVEAMWMMLQQEEARDYVVATEESHTVEEFLQAAFGYVGLEWKEHVVIDPRYFRPAEVDNLKGDSSKARKALGWKPKVGFLELVKMMVDHDLEIAKKEKVLADAGYIDAHQQP from the coding sequence CCGCCCCAGTCGGAGAGCTCCCCGTTCCACCCGCGATCCCCCTACGCGGCCGCCAAGGTCGCCGCCCACTGGTACACCGTCAACTACCGCGAGGCCTACGGACTGTTCGCCTGCAACGGCATCCTCTTCAACCACGAGAGCCCCCGCCGCGGCGAGAACTTCGTGACCCGCAAGATCACCCGTGCCGTCGGCCGCATCCGCCTCGGCCTCCAAACCAAGGTCTTCCTCGGGAACCTATCGGCCGCCCGAGACTGGGGCTTCGCAGGCGACTACGTTGAAGCAATGTGGATGATGCTGCAGCAGGAGGAGGCGCGGGACTACGTGGTGGCGACGGAGGAATCGCACACGGTGGAGGAGTTTCTGCAGGCGGCGTTCGGCTACGTGGGGCTGGAATGGAAGGAGCACGTGGTGATAGATCCGCGGTACTTCCGGCCGGCGGAGGTGGACAACCTGAAAGGCGACTCGAGCAAGGCGAGGAAGGCGCTGGGGTGGAAGCCCAAGGTAGGGTTCCTGGAGCTGGTGAAGATGATGGTGGATCATGACCTGGAGATCGCCAAGAAGGAGAAGGTGCTCGCCGATGCCGGATACATCGACGCCCACCAGCAGCCCTAG
- the LOC122036074 gene encoding protein CUP-SHAPED COTYLEDON 1-like: MSLRHIESTLPAGFRFCPSDEELMCYYLQKKVANESSSRGTMVEVDLHTHEPWQLPEAAKLNEKEWYFFSFRDRKYARGWRSNRATKSGYWKTTGKDRVVSDPKSHEVVGTRKTLVFYQGRAPKGRKTNWVMHEFRLGMLHAPPKEDWVLCRVFHKKRGMENEQENIHNPSCSTPPPLPPDQHMPTDHSIRVLCHEQTTTTTSPAFPIDLPVLQEGNFLDLAWLRHHFIEDSTGLLLDVGLDGDKELDDHEMVVQRLGGIMDDNFGACSTGLGVRGGNNYNVDQFIFP, encoded by the exons atgaGTTTAAGGCACATTGAGTCGACTCTCCCAGCTGGGTTTCGCTTCTGCCCTAGCGACGAGGAGCTTATGTGCTACTACTTGCAGAAGAAGGTAGCTAACGAGAGTTCCTCCCGAGGAACCATGGTCGAAGTCGATTTGCACACTCATGAGCCATGGCAACTTCCag AGGCGGCAAAGCTAAACGAGAAAGAGTGGTACTTCTTTAGCTTCCGAGATCGAAAGTACGCGAGGGGTTGGCGATCGAATCGAGCGACCAAGAGTGGGTATTGGAAGACGACGGGGAAAGATCGCGTGGTTTCTGATCCAAAAAGCCATGAGGTTGTGGGAACGAGGAAGACGTTGGTGTTCTACCAAGGGAGGGCTCCCAAGGGGAGAAAGACTAATTGGGTCATGCATGAATTTCGACTAGGGATGCTACATGCACCTCCCAAG GAAGACTGGGTGCTCTGCAGAGTATTTCACAAGAAGAGAGGCATGGAGAATGAGCAGGAGAATATCCACAATCCGAGCTGCTCGACTCCGCCTCCTCTTCCTCCTGATCAGCATATGCCTACTGACCATTCAATTAGAGTACTGTGCCATGAacagacgacgacgacgacttcGCCGGCATTCCCCATTGATCTCCCAGTACTGCAGGAGGGCAACTTTCTCGACTTGGCATGGCTGCGCCACCACTTCATCGAAGACAGTACTGGCTTGCTGTTGGATGTGGGTTTAGACGGAGACAAAGAATTGGATGATCATGAGATGGTGGTGCAAAGGCTCGGCGGAATAATGGATGACAACTTTGGAGCTTGCAGTACTGGTTTAGGAGTTCGAGGTGGAAATAATTACAACGTCGATCAGTTCATCTTCCCCTGA
- the LOC122036065 gene encoding ABC transporter I family member 19-like produces MIGGGIEVSGLHFAYEGRSPLFARFNLNVSPGSRCLLIGANGSGKTTLLKILAGKHMVGGRDVVRVLNASAFHDTQLVCSGDLSYLGGSWSKTVGSAGEIPLQGDFSAEHMIFGVEGVDPVRREKLIDLLDIDLQWRMHKVSDGQRRRVQICMGLLYPYKVLLLDEVTVDLDVVTRMDLLDFFKEECELRGVIIVYATHIFDGLESWATHLAYIQDGELLRSGKMSDIVELKNADNLLSVVESWLRSEVKLPKKESTAPINSTTPASRPSPFDSSPFRSSRHMAYYR; encoded by the exons GCTTTTCGCTAGGTTTAACCTGAACGTCTCTCCCGGTTCCCGATGCCTCCTCATCGGCGCTAATGGATCTG GAAAAACTACCCTTTTGAAGATTTTAGCAGGGAAGCATATGGTTGGGGGAAGGGATGTGGTGCGAGTTCTTAATGCCTCGGCTTTCCATGACACGCAACTTGTTTGTAGTGGTGATCTTTCTTATCTTGGTGGATCTTGGAGCAAAACTGTTGGATCAGCT GGAGAGATTCCACTCCAGGGCGACTTTTCTGCTGAACACATGATTTTTGGAG TTGAAGGTGTCGATCCTGTTAGGAGAGAGAAATTGATTGATCTTCTTGACATTGATCTTCAGTGGAGAATGCATAAAGTTTCCGATGGACAACGCCGCCGTGTCCAAATATGCATGGGCCTTCTCTACCCATACAAG GTTCTTCTACTCGATGAGGTGACAGTAGATCTCGATGTTGTGACAAGAATGGATCTTCTTGATTTCTTCAAGGAAGAATGCGAACTG AGAGGAGTCATCATTGTCTATGCAACTCATATATTTGATGGACTGGAGTCATGGGCAACGCATTTGGCCTACATCCAAGATGGTGAGTTGCTGAGGTCAGGAAAGATGTCCGACATAGTTGAATTGAAAAATGCTGATAACTTGCTGTCGGTCGTCGAGTCATGGCTTCGATCGGAAGTGAAGCTACCGAAAAAGGAATCCACAGCCCCTATTAACTCTACAACACCAGCAAGCAGGCCCAGTCCTTTTGATTCTTCTCCTTTTAGATCATCCCGTCATATGGCATACTATCGCTGA